A window of Thermincola ferriacetica contains these coding sequences:
- the mtgB gene encoding glycine betaine--corrinoid protein methyltransferase, protein MNKREVFIMLPKFNILTPEQVQAVHDHTMKILEEIGVEFLYEPALEVFRKHGQKVDGHRVYFKREFVEEQVKKAPAQFTLHARNPENNLICGGEHIIYMPGYGAPFIHEADGTRRNATMADYDNFVKLAGASKNMHMTGGTVVEPTDVDDRIRHLKMIYSHIKNSDKCFMGSASGRERAEDSIEMAAMLFGGRDVIKEKPALICLINSVTPLKYDDRMLGALMAYAEAGQAMVIASLVMAGSTGPATLAGALALQNAEVLAGITLAQCINPGTPVVYGSTSAITDMATGSLAIGNPECALFTSASAQLARFYGVPSRGGGGLSDAKIADAQAGYESMMTLLATSATGINFVLHTAGILQYFMAMSYEKFMIDDEIAGMVLRYLNGIDFAEEKFAFDVIADVGPGGHFLTQKHTKKNHKFEMRRALLSDRQSYDGWAKEKLDTNARANRKWQEVLANYEPPALDAGLDEALKNFIEKRTAELLK, encoded by the coding sequence ATTAATAAAAGAGAGGTGTTCATTATGCTACCAAAATTTAATATTTTAACCCCTGAACAAGTGCAGGCCGTACACGATCACACCATGAAAATATTGGAGGAAATTGGTGTCGAGTTTTTGTACGAACCTGCCCTGGAGGTGTTCAGAAAACACGGCCAAAAAGTAGACGGCCACAGGGTGTACTTCAAACGGGAATTTGTTGAAGAACAGGTGAAGAAGGCCCCTGCCCAGTTTACCCTGCATGCCCGCAATCCGGAAAACAATCTGATTTGCGGCGGAGAGCACATTATTTATATGCCCGGTTACGGCGCTCCCTTTATCCATGAGGCTGACGGGACGCGGCGGAATGCTACCATGGCTGACTATGATAATTTTGTTAAGTTGGCGGGCGCCAGCAAAAACATGCACATGACCGGCGGCACTGTGGTTGAACCAACTGATGTAGATGACCGTATCCGTCACCTGAAAATGATATACAGCCATATTAAAAACTCTGATAAGTGCTTTATGGGTAGCGCCTCGGGACGGGAAAGAGCCGAGGATTCCATTGAAATGGCTGCCATGCTCTTCGGGGGAAGGGATGTAATAAAAGAAAAACCCGCTTTGATTTGCCTGATCAACTCAGTGACTCCTCTGAAATATGATGACCGCATGCTGGGAGCATTAATGGCTTATGCCGAGGCCGGACAGGCCATGGTCATTGCTTCCCTGGTTATGGCAGGTTCAACAGGACCGGCTACCCTGGCCGGAGCCTTAGCTTTGCAAAATGCCGAAGTACTGGCGGGCATTACCCTCGCTCAATGTATAAACCCTGGAACTCCGGTGGTTTACGGCTCAACTTCCGCCATCACTGATATGGCCACAGGTTCACTGGCCATCGGCAACCCTGAATGTGCCCTCTTCACTTCGGCCAGCGCCCAGCTAGCCAGGTTTTATGGAGTACCGAGCCGTGGGGGTGGCGGTTTATCGGATGCCAAGATTGCCGATGCCCAGGCCGGCTATGAATCAATGATGACTTTACTGGCGACCAGTGCAACAGGCATTAACTTTGTACTGCATACAGCGGGCATACTCCAGTACTTTATGGCTATGTCCTACGAAAAATTCATGATTGACGACGAGATAGCCGGTATGGTTTTGCGGTACCTTAACGGTATTGACTTTGCTGAAGAAAAGTTTGCCTTTGACGTAATTGCTGATGTAGGCCCCGGCGGTCACTTCCTGACCCAGAAGCATACCAAGAAAAACCATAAGTTCGAAATGCGGCGGGCCCTGTTAAGCGACAGGCAGTCTTATGACGGCTGGGCCAAAGAAAAACTTGATACCAATGCGCGCGCAAACAGGAAATGGCAGGAAGTTTTGGCCAACTACGAACCACCGGCTCTTGATGCGGGGCTTGACGAAGCATTAAAGAATTTTATCGAAAAACGTACAGCAGAACTTCTTAAGTAG
- a CDS encoding DUF1638 domain-containing protein, translating into MDKNIALVIACEAFRGELDYFKDSIDVEVLWVRHSLHNTPDQLKLELMKKIEEAEKKLKPGSTVLLMFGNCGGALNGLKSRTLTLIYPDVADCIPVILGSMDRYKQLQREKPGTFYLNKAWIDSGEDPLGSSKKYINIYGEEKGWKVTKRMYKNYTHFTLIDNGCYDLEKYRQYTMAACEKFGKAYSEEKGDLSFVEAILNRQCPMVSIPPCNSETTVAPTY; encoded by the coding sequence ATGGACAAAAACATAGCTCTAGTAATTGCCTGTGAAGCATTCAGGGGCGAGCTGGATTATTTTAAGGATTCCATAGATGTGGAAGTTTTATGGGTTCGGCATTCGTTGCATAATACGCCTGACCAACTTAAACTGGAGCTGATGAAAAAAATTGAAGAAGCTGAAAAAAAGCTAAAACCGGGAAGTACCGTATTACTAATGTTTGGGAACTGTGGAGGAGCCTTAAACGGTCTGAAATCGCGGACCCTTACCTTGATATATCCTGACGTAGCAGATTGCATTCCGGTTATCCTGGGTTCTATGGACAGATACAAGCAACTGCAAAGGGAAAAACCAGGCACTTTCTACCTCAACAAAGCCTGGATAGATTCCGGTGAGGATCCTTTGGGCTCCAGTAAAAAATATATCAATATCTACGGTGAGGAAAAAGGGTGGAAAGTCACCAAAAGAATGTACAAAAACTATACCCACTTCACACTTATTGATAATGGCTGTTACGACCTGGAAAAATACAGGCAATATACTATGGCTGCCTGCGAGAAGTTTGGTAAGGCTTACTCCGAGGAAAAGGGCGATCTGAGTTTTGTGGAGGCCATTTTGAACAGGCAATGCCCGATGGTCAGCATACCGCCCTGTAACAGTGAAACAACCGTTGCTCCAACTTATTGA
- the hcp gene encoding hydroxylamine reductase, whose translation MFCYQCEQTPPTGCTKVGVCGKNEDLASLQDTIIFGLKGLAAYAHHARELGYTDPEIDAITHEALFTTLTNVNFNVNETINTALKVGKATVKAMELLDKAHTEKFGIPQPVKVTSDKIEGKAILVTGHDLFALEELLKQSEGKGVNVYTHSEMLPAHGYPELKKYPHLKGNIGKAWYDQRKLFEEFPGAILGTTNCVMPIRGSYADRFFSYGVAGLEGVQRIENNDFTPLIEKALSLPAANVNSDKFMITGFHHETVLALAPQIIAAVKAGKIRRFFVIAGCDSPTPGRDYFRELALALPKDCILITTSCGKFRFNDIDFGTIEGTEIPRFIDFGQCNNSISAVKVALALADAFNCTVNDLPLTIVLSWFEQKAVAILLGLFSLGVKNMYIGPKLPRFLTPGVVKVLQDTFNVQLIDTVEKDLPKMLGK comes from the coding sequence ATGTTCTGCTACCAGTGTGAACAGACTCCCCCGACCGGCTGCACCAAAGTGGGTGTATGTGGTAAAAACGAAGACCTGGCCAGCCTGCAGGATACCATTATCTTCGGCCTGAAAGGCCTTGCTGCTTACGCGCACCATGCCAGGGAGTTGGGCTATACTGACCCGGAAATCGATGCTATCACCCACGAAGCTTTATTTACTACTCTTACCAACGTAAACTTCAATGTTAATGAAACTATTAATACAGCGCTGAAAGTAGGTAAAGCAACGGTAAAGGCCATGGAATTGCTGGACAAAGCCCATACCGAAAAATTTGGCATTCCACAGCCCGTGAAAGTGACTTCCGATAAAATTGAAGGCAAAGCCATCTTAGTTACCGGCCACGACCTCTTCGCGCTGGAAGAATTGCTGAAACAAAGTGAAGGCAAGGGAGTAAATGTATACACCCACTCCGAAATGCTGCCGGCTCACGGTTATCCTGAACTGAAAAAATATCCGCACCTCAAAGGTAATATCGGCAAAGCATGGTACGACCAGAGAAAGCTCTTTGAAGAATTCCCTGGCGCCATTCTCGGCACTACCAACTGTGTAATGCCTATCCGGGGCTCCTATGCAGACCGTTTCTTCAGTTACGGTGTTGCCGGTTTGGAAGGCGTGCAAAGAATTGAAAACAACGACTTTACTCCGCTTATCGAAAAAGCTTTATCATTACCGGCAGCAAATGTCAACTCTGACAAATTCATGATTACCGGGTTCCACCATGAAACAGTACTGGCGCTGGCGCCACAAATTATCGCGGCTGTGAAAGCAGGCAAAATCAGAAGGTTTTTTGTTATCGCCGGATGCGATTCTCCTACTCCGGGAAGGGATTATTTCAGGGAATTAGCTTTGGCGCTGCCAAAAGACTGCATTCTGATTACCACTTCCTGCGGTAAATTCCGCTTTAACGACATAGACTTTGGTACCATTGAGGGAACAGAAATTCCACGTTTTATCGACTTCGGTCAATGCAACAACTCCATCTCAGCAGTAAAAGTAGCTCTGGCCCTGGCCGATGCCTTTAACTGTACCGTAAACGACCTACCGTTAACCATCGTACTGTCCTGGTTCGAGCAAAAGGCTGTGGCTATTCTACTTGGCCTATTTAGCCTGGGAGTGAAAAATATGTACATCGGACCAAAATTGCCGAGATTCCTTACCCCCGGCGTGGTAAAAGTTCTGCAGGATACCTTTAACGTACAGCTCATTGATACCGTAGAAAAAGATTTACCAAAAATGCTGGGAAAATAA
- a CDS encoding glycine betaine uptake BCCT transporter, which yields MSDGLVRKDKTLSRVMGILAVVFVLAGSIFPQRMNQALQNALQFITGNFGWSFLLIVLGFVAFCLILAFSKYGNVKLGRPEDEPEYSTFSWFAMLFSAGMGIGLVFWSVAEPLSHYSNPPFGKPYSDEAIEIAMRYTFFHWGIHPWAVYGIVGLALAYFGFRKDLPMLISSTFQPILGERIKGPVGKALDGLAVFATIFGVATSLGLGTMQINSGLKYLFNIPNSIWTNIGIVAIITILFTLSALSGIGRGIKILSNTNVALAVLLLIFMAIIGPTRFLVNLMTATVGQYMQSFLSMSLNTDPVKQTGWVNSWTVFYWAWWIAWAPFVGGFIARISKGRTIREFVLGVLIAPVVFCFLWMGVFGGTALHLAGIQRQNIVPAVLKDIASGLFMVFHYYPLTGLLSGLALILIITFFVTSADSATFVVGMLLSHGSLEPAASTKVFWGVIQGAIAVVLLITGGLTALQTASIVAAFPFMFVMVLMAYSMIMDLRREKTEVY from the coding sequence ATGTCGGATGGGCTGGTCAGGAAGGATAAAACACTAAGCCGGGTAATGGGGATACTGGCGGTTGTGTTTGTTTTGGCTGGTTCAATTTTTCCTCAACGCATGAATCAGGCTTTGCAGAATGCCCTGCAGTTCATTACCGGTAACTTTGGCTGGTCCTTTTTGCTTATTGTTTTGGGATTTGTTGCTTTTTGCCTGATTTTGGCCTTCAGCAAATATGGTAACGTTAAACTTGGTCGGCCGGAAGATGAGCCCGAGTACAGCACCTTTTCCTGGTTTGCCATGCTGTTTAGCGCGGGTATGGGAATTGGGCTGGTTTTCTGGAGTGTGGCCGAGCCCCTGTCCCATTACAGCAATCCTCCCTTTGGCAAACCTTATTCCGATGAGGCCATAGAAATTGCGATGCGTTATACCTTTTTTCACTGGGGAATTCATCCCTGGGCAGTCTACGGAATCGTGGGTTTGGCCCTGGCTTATTTCGGGTTCAGAAAAGACCTGCCCATGCTGATCAGTTCAACTTTTCAGCCCATTCTCGGTGAGCGGATTAAGGGACCGGTAGGCAAAGCGCTTGATGGGCTGGCCGTTTTTGCCACGATTTTTGGCGTGGCCACTTCCTTGGGCTTAGGTACCATGCAGATTAATAGCGGTCTGAAATACCTTTTTAATATACCTAATTCAATTTGGACTAATATTGGGATTGTAGCAATAATCACAATTTTGTTTACTCTTTCGGCCTTATCGGGAATCGGCCGGGGCATTAAAATACTGAGCAATACTAACGTGGCCTTGGCTGTTCTGCTGCTGATTTTTATGGCCATAATAGGGCCGACGCGTTTTCTGGTTAACCTTATGACGGCTACTGTCGGTCAATATATGCAAAGTTTTTTATCGATGAGTCTGAATACTGATCCCGTAAAGCAAACCGGATGGGTGAACAGTTGGACCGTCTTTTATTGGGCCTGGTGGATTGCCTGGGCGCCCTTTGTTGGGGGATTTATTGCCAGAATATCAAAAGGGAGAACCATCAGGGAGTTTGTTTTGGGTGTTTTGATTGCGCCGGTAGTATTCTGTTTCCTTTGGATGGGCGTGTTCGGCGGGACAGCCCTGCATTTAGCCGGAATCCAGCGGCAGAATATTGTCCCTGCAGTTCTGAAGGATATTGCTTCCGGACTGTTTATGGTGTTCCATTATTACCCCTTAACGGGCTTACTGTCAGGGTTAGCCCTGATATTAATAATAACATTCTTTGTTACATCGGCAGATTCGGCGACATTTGTTGTCGGAATGCTGTTGTCCCATGGGAGTCTGGAGCCTGCAGCTTCAACAAAAGTATTTTGGGGGGTGATACAGGGAGCCATAGCTGTTGTACTCCTGATAACGGGAGGCCTGACGGCTTTACAGACGGCTTCAATTGTTGCCGCTTTTCCTTTCATGTTTGTGATGGTTTTAATGGCCTATTCCATGATCATGGATTTGCGAAGAGAAAAAACGGAGGTGTATTGA
- a CDS encoding ASKHA domain-containing protein gives MDKVRIVFNNGQEWQVEKGARLSEVIKTAGFQMDFPCGGQGKCGQCKITIGLLNGIDRKQVLACTYKVEKDTWVELPEGLDNLGTRILSSGSKPAFALNPGFSKHYIEGNVQGNRSFWDGLEEQVRGLGYRIPRDLTILQHFAETGSKAKGLTLVCAGDEVIDVEPGDTTGALYGLAVDIGTTTVVGYLMDLNTGEELAVSADLNAQRVFGADVISRINAVYQDKDNLTQLQMKVIGTINGLLEKVIQQSEVPAENIYAVTLAGNTCMHHLALSLNPKNLGRSPFLPVIQHPVEVYAHKLGLNVNPRARVWVFPVIAGFVGGDTVAAVLASGLHRKKGVNLLIDIGTNGELVVNAHGRMAACSAAAGPALEGAQITFGMRAETGAISKVQLLPEIRLEIIGQEHAKGICGSGLVDLLGELIKAKLINRRGRFVAPEDYNGPQFLKERLVKGDKGYYFVLRKAEENGGREIYFSQEDVSQLQLAKGALRAAVELLVEKVGVDGLEVEEVLLAGAFGNFLNIEQALVIGLLPDWAKGKVRSIGNAAGEGAKMALLSADKRSEATEINRMVEFLELAGTADFQGAFAQGMLFTHAG, from the coding sequence ATGGACAAAGTAAGAATTGTTTTCAATAACGGGCAAGAATGGCAGGTTGAAAAAGGCGCCAGGTTATCGGAGGTTATTAAGACCGCCGGGTTTCAAATGGATTTCCCCTGCGGGGGACAGGGCAAGTGTGGCCAGTGTAAAATAACAATAGGCTTACTGAACGGCATTGACAGAAAACAGGTTTTAGCTTGTACCTATAAAGTTGAGAAAGATACATGGGTGGAACTGCCTGAAGGCCTGGATAACCTTGGCACCCGTATTTTATCTTCGGGCAGTAAACCTGCTTTCGCCTTAAACCCTGGGTTCAGCAAGCATTATATTGAAGGAAATGTACAGGGGAACAGGTCTTTTTGGGACGGACTGGAGGAACAGGTCAGAGGGCTTGGTTACCGGATTCCACGGGATTTGACAATTTTACAGCATTTTGCTGAAACGGGTAGCAAGGCAAAAGGTCTCACTTTAGTGTGCGCGGGCGACGAGGTAATAGATGTTGAACCCGGCGATACCACCGGGGCCTTATATGGCCTGGCTGTAGATATCGGGACCACGACGGTGGTCGGGTATTTAATGGACCTGAATACCGGTGAGGAGTTGGCTGTAAGCGCCGATTTAAATGCTCAGCGGGTTTTTGGCGCCGACGTAATATCCCGCATCAATGCTGTTTACCAGGATAAAGATAATTTAACCCAATTGCAAATGAAGGTTATAGGGACTATTAATGGACTGCTGGAAAAAGTGATACAACAATCCGAGGTACCGGCGGAAAATATCTATGCGGTAACTCTGGCCGGGAATACCTGCATGCATCACCTTGCCCTTAGTCTTAACCCCAAGAACCTGGGTCGGTCTCCTTTCTTACCGGTGATTCAACATCCTGTGGAGGTTTACGCCCATAAACTTGGCCTAAATGTCAACCCACGGGCCCGGGTCTGGGTATTTCCTGTTATCGCAGGCTTTGTGGGAGGGGATACAGTAGCCGCTGTTCTGGCCAGCGGCCTGCACCGAAAAAAAGGAGTTAACCTTTTGATTGACATAGGTACTAATGGCGAATTGGTTGTTAATGCACACGGTCGAATGGCCGCTTGTTCAGCAGCAGCCGGGCCTGCCCTGGAAGGCGCTCAGATCACCTTCGGGATGAGGGCTGAGACGGGGGCCATAAGTAAAGTACAGCTTTTGCCGGAAATCAGGCTGGAGATAATCGGGCAGGAGCATGCCAAAGGCATCTGTGGTTCAGGGCTGGTGGACCTTTTGGGTGAACTGATTAAGGCCAAATTAATTAATCGACGGGGCAGGTTTGTTGCGCCAGAGGATTACAATGGGCCCCAATTTCTGAAAGAACGTCTGGTAAAAGGCGATAAAGGATATTACTTTGTACTGCGCAAGGCTGAGGAAAACGGAGGCCGGGAGATATATTTCTCACAGGAAGATGTTTCCCAGCTTCAGTTGGCCAAAGGGGCATTAAGAGCAGCCGTGGAGTTACTGGTTGAAAAGGTCGGTGTTGACGGGTTGGAAGTGGAGGAAGTACTGTTAGCGGGAGCCTTTGGCAACTTTTTGAACATTGAGCAGGCGTTGGTCATAGGTCTTTTGCCGGACTGGGCAAAGGGAAAAGTGCGTTCTATAGGTAACGCGGCCGGAGAAGGAGCCAAAATGGCCCTGTTGTCTGCCGATAAGCGCAGTGAGGCCACGGAGATCAACAGAATGGTAGAATTTCTGGAATTAGCGGGTACCGCCGATTTTCAGGGAGCTTTTGCCCAGGGCATGCTCTTTACCCATGCGGGTTGA
- the mtgA gene encoding [methyl-Co(III) glycine betaine-specific corrinoid protein]--tetrahydrofolate methyltransferase MtgA, whose product MFRFTTEQHVYDINGVKIGGQPGEYPTVLIGSMFYRGHKIVKDPQKGIFDEDAAKSLLDQEAELSAETGNPRIVDVIGDSIEALTRHAEFVLKHTDCPILLDSVSPEIRIGALKNFAKDPSVINRIIYNSIEENYTEEELAAIKEAGVKTAVILAFSKKHLKPSKRLELLTGDDKHEGLIAAAKRAGIEQFLIDPGVLDVASNSWTTKAIYDVKEKFGYPGGCAPSNALYLWKKMRSKGTPYFEVAGASVFTYPITQGGDFILYGPIANAPWVYRAVATTDAMIAYANKVVGTKLGTTEHPLLKIF is encoded by the coding sequence GTGTTCAGATTTACAACCGAACAGCATGTATATGACATCAACGGAGTAAAGATCGGAGGTCAGCCGGGCGAATACCCTACTGTGTTAATCGGCAGTATGTTCTACCGGGGACACAAAATAGTAAAGGACCCGCAGAAGGGTATTTTTGATGAGGATGCAGCTAAATCCCTGCTTGACCAGGAAGCTGAATTGAGCGCTGAAACAGGTAACCCAAGAATTGTTGATGTTATCGGAGACAGCATTGAAGCTTTGACCCGGCATGCGGAATTCGTTCTCAAGCATACCGATTGCCCTATCCTGCTGGATAGTGTAAGTCCGGAAATTCGTATTGGCGCTCTGAAGAACTTTGCCAAGGACCCATCGGTTATTAACAGGATTATTTATAACTCAATTGAAGAGAACTATACCGAAGAAGAATTGGCGGCCATTAAAGAAGCAGGAGTAAAAACTGCAGTAATACTTGCTTTCAGCAAGAAACACCTGAAGCCTTCTAAGAGGCTTGAACTACTGACCGGTGATGATAAGCATGAAGGCCTTATCGCGGCTGCCAAGAGAGCCGGGATAGAACAGTTCCTTATCGACCCGGGTGTTCTGGACGTGGCCAGCAACAGCTGGACTACTAAAGCTATTTACGATGTGAAAGAGAAGTTCGGTTATCCCGGTGGCTGTGCACCGTCTAACGCTCTTTACCTGTGGAAGAAGATGCGCTCTAAAGGCACGCCGTACTTTGAAGTTGCCGGTGCGTCCGTATTCACTTATCCCATCACCCAGGGCGGAGACTTTATCCTTTACGGTCCAATAGCAAACGCTCCGTGGGTATACCGCGCCGTAGCCACCACCGATGCCATGATTGCTTATGCCAATAAAGTGGTTGGCACCAAGTTAGGTACAACTGAACACCCATTACTAAAAATATTCTAA
- the mtgC gene encoding glycine betaine-specific corrinoid protein MtgC, translated as MSQLFEEIKEAVIDGDEDLAAELAQRVLDENINPVEAVKNGYIKGIEEIGNSWKAGEAFLPDVMMAADAMKAGMAVLEPAIAEMGSAEDEAAGKIVIGTVAGDIHDIGKNIVAALLTAAGFKVYDLGIDQKPENFLAKAEEVGAHIIAATALLTTTMNAQRELIEYLEAQNVRDKYKVIVGGGPTSQAWADEIKADGWAETGDEAVELCKKLLA; from the coding sequence ATGAGCCAATTATTTGAAGAAATCAAAGAAGCGGTTATTGATGGTGATGAAGATTTGGCGGCTGAACTGGCACAAAGGGTGTTGGATGAAAACATCAACCCTGTTGAAGCCGTAAAAAACGGTTACATTAAAGGAATTGAAGAGATCGGTAACAGTTGGAAAGCCGGTGAGGCATTCCTGCCCGACGTTATGATGGCTGCCGACGCCATGAAAGCAGGAATGGCTGTTCTGGAACCTGCTATTGCCGAGATGGGTAGTGCTGAAGATGAAGCAGCCGGAAAAATTGTTATAGGAACCGTTGCGGGAGATATCCATGATATCGGGAAAAATATAGTCGCAGCTCTTCTTACGGCTGCCGGTTTTAAGGTATATGACCTGGGTATCGATCAGAAACCCGAGAATTTCCTGGCCAAAGCCGAAGAGGTTGGCGCTCACATTATTGCTGCCACTGCTTTATTAACCACTACCATGAATGCCCAAAGAGAATTAATCGAATATCTGGAAGCCCAAAACGTGAGAGACAAATATAAGGTAATTGTCGGCGGTGGGCCCACCAGCCAGGCTTGGGCCGATGAAATAAAGGCCGATGGTTGGGCAGAGACCGGCGATGAAGCAGTTGAATTATGCAAAAAACTGCTTGCCTAA
- a CDS encoding DUF1638 domain-containing protein produces the protein MKIKLIGCASSKNEVEWLGATDNIDCEFLDYSYHANPKKLHNKLQEIIDRSQDYDLIILTYSRCSNAVVGLVSPRVPVLLPATHDCIGLLIGSNEKHERIAKENVDAYYFSQGWLDYGRTPYAEYLEYEKKYGEKQARHLIESLYGRYSKAILIKTPGMKNVDYYRRKVKEIADFFGWQVDEIDGDTRLLESVVKGCRVPGVIYVQPGEKVTESHFRSAAGNC, from the coding sequence ATGAAAATTAAGCTTATCGGCTGCGCTTCTTCAAAAAATGAAGTGGAGTGGCTTGGCGCCACTGACAATATCGACTGCGAATTTCTTGATTACTCATATCATGCCAACCCCAAAAAATTGCATAACAAACTGCAGGAGATTATAGACAGGAGCCAGGATTACGACCTCATAATTTTGACTTACAGCCGGTGTTCAAATGCGGTAGTAGGCCTGGTTTCTCCCAGGGTGCCAGTGCTTTTACCGGCGACCCATGACTGTATAGGCCTTTTAATTGGCTCCAACGAGAAACATGAAAGAATAGCGAAAGAAAACGTGGACGCTTACTATTTTAGTCAAGGGTGGCTTGATTATGGCCGTACGCCTTATGCGGAATACCTGGAGTACGAAAAAAAATACGGTGAAAAGCAAGCCCGGCATTTGATAGAAAGCTTATACGGGCGTTATTCAAAGGCGATACTGATAAAGACTCCTGGTATGAAGAATGTCGACTATTACCGCCGTAAAGTAAAAGAAATTGCAGATTTTTTTGGGTGGCAGGTCGATGAGATAGATGGAGATACAAGGTTGTTGGAGTCTGTTGTAAAAGGGTGCAGGGTTCCCGGTGTTATTTACGTTCAGCCCGGTGAGAAAGTGACCGAGAGCCATTTCCGGTCTGCTGCCGGAAACTGTTAG
- a CDS encoding glycine betaine uptake BCCT transporter translates to MSIGNGSKNNTVLYVSAAIVLLFVAFGMFLPNQMGEVVNSVFAFLTTNFGWLYLLAVVIFIVVAFGIAFSRYGNIKLGKEDDKPEFTNFQWFAMLFGGGMGIGLVFWSIAEPIMHYLSPPFGKGGTPEAMHTAMRIVFFHWGIHAWVIFAIGGLALAYFQFRKGLPFLISSAFYPLIGDRIYGPIGKAIDILSVFATVFGVATSLGLGSSQIATGLEYIWGIKATPVTISIIIAVITVIFTLATVSGLHKAMQAAANIKVWLSVAFMVFIFLFGGTVFILNNFTDTLGAYFQNFIGQSLWMGNMDWIKGWTVFYWAWWIAWAPFVGQFVARVSKGRTIREFILAVTLLPVGFSFIWLSIYGGAAFNLDKLSNGAIQAAVNADYTTALFATLKQLPVYSLTAPLAIVLIVASFIGAANSATYVLAMLTSGGDMNPSEKLRGFWGIAQGVFTIMLILVGGTAALKALQTASIAAAFPFMLIMLVMCYSIYKALREDSAAI, encoded by the coding sequence ATGTCAATAGGAAACGGCTCGAAAAATAATACAGTTTTATATGTTTCTGCAGCCATAGTCCTGTTGTTCGTAGCCTTCGGTATGTTCCTGCCCAACCAGATGGGTGAAGTAGTTAATAGTGTATTTGCATTTCTGACAACTAATTTTGGCTGGTTGTATTTGCTGGCGGTTGTTATTTTCATTGTTGTTGCTTTCGGCATTGCCTTCAGCCGCTACGGGAACATAAAGCTGGGGAAAGAAGACGACAAGCCGGAGTTCACCAACTTCCAGTGGTTTGCTATGCTTTTTGGCGGGGGCATGGGTATCGGTCTTGTCTTTTGGTCAATTGCCGAACCAATAATGCACTACCTATCCCCTCCCTTTGGCAAAGGCGGTACTCCCGAGGCTATGCATACAGCTATGCGGATTGTGTTCTTCCACTGGGGTATCCATGCCTGGGTTATCTTCGCCATAGGTGGGTTGGCCCTGGCATACTTCCAGTTCCGTAAAGGACTACCCTTCCTGATCAGTTCGGCTTTTTATCCGCTCATTGGCGACCGGATTTACGGACCAATCGGCAAAGCCATTGATATCCTGTCCGTATTTGCTACCGTATTCGGCGTAGCTACCAGTCTGGGTCTTGGTTCCAGTCAAATTGCCACCGGTTTGGAGTATATCTGGGGTATCAAGGCGACACCTGTTACCATTTCTATTATTATCGCGGTAATTACTGTCATTTTTACCCTGGCCACCGTTTCCGGGCTGCATAAAGCCATGCAGGCCGCTGCCAATATCAAGGTCTGGCTCTCCGTTGCCTTTATGGTATTCATCTTTCTCTTCGGCGGTACGGTCTTTATTCTGAATAACTTCACCGATACCCTTGGCGCCTATTTCCAGAACTTTATCGGGCAGAGTTTATGGATGGGCAACATGGATTGGATAAAGGGCTGGACAGTATTTTACTGGGCATGGTGGATTGCCTGGGCTCCTTTTGTCGGACAGTTTGTAGCCCGTGTTTCCAAGGGCCGGACCATTCGTGAGTTTATCCTGGCCGTAACTTTGCTGCCCGTTGGGTTCTCCTTCATCTGGTTGTCCATATACGGCGGGGCGGCCTTCAACCTGGACAAATTGTCCAATGGAGCCATTCAGGCTGCTGTTAATGCGGACTACACTACAGCACTGTTTGCGACCCTGAAACAGTTGCCGGTATATTCACTTACTGCTCCCCTGGCAATTGTCTTGATTGTTGCTTCCTTTATCGGGGCTGCAAACTCTGCAACTTACGTGCTGGCCATGCTCACTTCGGGCGGAGATATGAACCCCAGTGAAAAACTGCGTGGTTTCTGGGGGATCGCGCAAGGTGTTTTCACCATTATGCTGATCCTGGTTGGTGGTACCGCTGCGTTAAAGGCCCTGCAGACAGCTTCCATAGCCGCTGCGTTTCCATTTATGCTCATCATGTTAGTAATGTGTTACAGCATTTACAAAGCCTTGCGGGAAGACAGTGCAGCAATCTAG